A segment of the uncultured Desulfobulbus sp. genome:
CTCCCAGTCCCTTCTACCGCATCATGGGGAACAGCACAGTCCCGCCCCCAGCGACCAACGGCAACACCCTCGAGTGGCCCTGCGCAACACCATGGTGCACGTGACCGATGGCTGCCTCTTTTCAACCGCCCTCTTGGAAAACATTTCCCCTACAGGGCTCTGCCTCTGCAACCTTCCGGAACAACTCTATAAAAACTCGGGAAAACTGACCGTCTTCTCCAGCGACAACCCGGGGCTGCCTGTCCTGCAGATCGAGCCGCGCTGGCAGAAGACCGGGTGGGGCGGGAAAACCATCGGTGCGGTCATCCTCAATGCCACCGATGCCTGGCGCCTGTTTTTCGTGCACACGGCCGGACAATTCAGTCTTTAATAGCTCATAAAAATCAGCGCATCCCCGGATTGAGGTGCCGGGCTCTCAAATTGTTTTCTGTTGTAAATGATCTGATCCAGACAGACCTTTTTTTCCTCTTCTCCAAGGAGGTGCTGCATGAGTGACTGGAAACGGATGATCATCGCCATCGACGATTCCCCCCGTTCAACCAACGCGGTTGAGTACGTCGGCAGTATTGCCGGACATCTTGCCGACATCCACCTCTGCCTGCTGCACATCTATCCCGAACCGCCACCCGGTTACTACGCGTCCGGAGCAACGCTCGATGAGTACCGCGAGGAACAGGAAGAGAAGGCCAAAATGCTCTCCGCTCAGGCACAAAAAATTCTGCAAAAACACGGCATCAATCCCCAGGTGATCGTCTCCCGCTGCCGCATGGCCGGCGGGCAGTCCATAAGCGATGCCATCCTCCAGTTGCAGACCAAGGAAGATTACGGCACCATTGTGGTGGGCAAACGCGGCATCTCCAAGGCGGAAGAGTTTCTCTTCGGCTCCATCTCCAATGCCCTTATCCACAACGGTCGTGACATCGCGGTCTGGGTCATCGGCTGATGGTTGCCTACACAGGTGTGGCCGTCCTTCCCGAGCAGGCGGCCAGCAACCTTGCCAACCATCGGGTCACCCGCAGCATGCGCCGGCCGTCACGGGTGTATACGGATACCACTGATTTCACCTCCATTGACTATGGAGATGTGATCAGTGTCGAAAATCGCCATTTTCTCATCACCTCCTACACCAAGGAAGGGCGATTCGGCGTGGACGAGCAGATCAAGCCCTGGGTTCCCAAGGTGGTGGACCTGGAGTCCATGGCCCACTATATCCTCAAGCTGGAATTCCATGAAACCTTTGATATGCGCATGGGCCAGCTCTCGATCACCTGCTACCGCAGTCCGCAGAAGGAGGCGCGGATTCTCGAGCTGGTCCGAGGACGCCCCCATTTCATGCAGGGCAGAACCCTGGTGGATGCGGCCGGCAATCTGGTGCGGGTGCTGGAGCCGGTGAGCGGCAACCGCCTCGACAAGGTGATCCACAGCGACTCCTCGCATCAGGACTATTTCACCCAGGAGTTACCCGAGATCCTGAGCCAGTTCCTCGGCTGCATTCAGGGAATCCAGTTCTTGCATCAAAACGGTTTTCGTCACGGCGATATCCGTCGTGACCATGTCTTTGTCCACCGAGACACCGGCCTCTATTACTGGATTGATTTTGACTACGACTTTCATCTGCCGGAAAAACCCTTTGCCCTGGATCTCTGCGAGCTCGGCAATATCCTGATCTACCTGGTCGGCCGCGGCGATTTTCATCCACGGGAGATTCTCGCGGACCCGGCGCTTGGACAAAGGGTGGTGCAAACCCTAATACCCGGCGATTTTTCCCTGCTGGTGCAGAACCGGGTGGTCAACCTGCAAAAACTCTTCCCCTACATTCCCGACAGTCTCAACAACATTTTGCTCCACTTCTCCGCCGGTACCGACATCTTTTACGAGAACGTTGCCGAGATTCAAAACGACCTGGAAACCGCCCTCAGCCACTGGGGGCGGTGATCCCCCGACCATATTCCAGCCCGCACCTGATAAAGGTTTCCATAACCTTACATCAATGTTATAGTGTGGGGCTGATCATCGAAATGCCGTCGCAGGCAGACGCTAACCGACGTGAATTCCTCCTTTTTTCATCTTCTCCCTGAACCGGTTTGTGCTGGGACGCATCCCCGGCAGCTTAGTGATCAGGGGTATGCAGCAGGCACTATGGACGAAAAACTCGACATCCCCAAGGTACGCCAACGAATCGACGAAATTGACGACACCATCTTGGAGCTATTGAAAGAGCGCCTTGATTGTGCCAAGACCATCGGCTTGCTGAAAAGCGAGATCAACCGGGCCAAATGGGACCCGCAGCGCGAACTGGAAATTTATGACCGGCTGCGCCTGAAAAATAGCGACATCTTCCCCTACAAGGCTCTCCATTCCATCTTTCACGAGATCATCACCACCTGCCGCCTGTCGCAACGCAAGGCAACCGTTGCCTATCTCGGTCCGGAGGCTACCTTTACTCACCTGGCCGGTGTCAAATACTTTGGCCAGAGTGCGGAATACCTCCCCATGGAGTCCATTGCCGAAGTCTTTGAAGAGGTGGAAAAAGAGCGGGTCGAGTACGGCATCGTGCCGGTGGAAAACTCCATCGAGGGTGCGGTCACCTACTCCCTGGACGCCTTTTTGCGTTTCAAGGTCCAGATCTGCGGCGAGATCCAACTGCCCATCTCCCACAACCTGGTCTGTCGATCCGGGAATATCGAGGATATTCAAACTGTTGCCTCGCACTCCCAGCCGCTTGCCCAGTGCCGCTACTGGCTGCGCAAAAACCTGCCCAAAACCCCGACCCTGGAGGTTTTCTCCACCGGTGCCGCAGCGCAGATGGCGGCCAACAATCCCAATATCGGCGCCATTGCCTCGAGCCTGGCCATCTCCACCTACGGACTGCAGGTGGTTGTCCGCGGCATTGAAGACCACCAGGGCAACACCACCCGCTTCTTGGTGCTCGGCCGTAAATCGCCCAAAAAGAGCGGCCGCGACAAGACCTCGGTGCTGTTGGGCCTGATCAACCGTCCCGGTGCGCTCAACGAAATCCTCACCATCCTTTCGGCCAAGAACATCGACCTGGCCAAGATCGAGTCCCGCCCGACCAAGGACAAACAGTGGAAATACCTGTTCTTCCTTGACATGATCGGCCATATCGAAGACCCGGTCATCCACGAGGCCTGCAACATCCTCAAACAGATCTGCGCCTACTACGAACTGCTCGGCTCCTACCCGCGGGCCGATGACGTCGACCTGAACGGTTCTGCGGGCTGATCCTTTCTTAACCGCCATCTCTTTTTATGTGTGCCCTTCTCAGTTGCCAGGACCTGTCCAAGGCCTATGGCGCCCAGAGTCTCTTTGCCGGCGTCACCCTCATGGTTGACGCCGGCGACCGTGTCGGCCTGATCGGTCCCAACGGTTCCGGCAAATCGACCCTGCTCAAGATCTTCTGCGGGCTGGAACAGCCGGACAGCGGTTCGATCTACACCCAAAAGCTGATGCGCATCAGCTATGTGGCCCAGGACGACAGTTTTGACGAGGATGCCAGCTGTGTGGACAACCTCTACCAGGGGGTGCGCGAGCTCGATATCGATGCCTCCGAGCAATACAACCGGGTGCATGCCCTGCTCAGCCGGGGCGGATTCCCCGATCCGGAGCAGAAGGTCAGCCTCCTTTCCGGCGGCTGGCGCAAGCGGCTCTCCCTTTGCCGTGCCCTGGTGAGCGGCCCGGAAGTGCTGATCATGGACGAGCCGACCAACCACCTGGACATCGAAGGCATTCTCTGGCTGGAAAAACTGCTGGCCGCCAACCTGCCGGAAAGCCCGAGCGCCTTCATGCTGGTCAGCCATGACCGCCGTTTTTTGGAGAACACCGTCAACCGGGTGATCGAACTGGCACCAATCTATCCGGAAGGATCTTTCCAGGTCCGCGGCACCTACAGCGACTTTCTCGAAAAGAAATCCGAATACCTCCTCCAACGGCAAAACCTGGAAGAACGGCTCGCCAACAAGGTCCGCCGGGAGACCGAGTGGCTGCGGCGCGGTCCCAAGGCCCGGGCCACCAAAGCCCGCTACCGCATCGAGGAGGCAGGCAGGCTGCAGGATGAGCTGGGCGATGTACGCAGCAAAAACCGCAGCGTCGGCCAGGTGGGCATCGCCTTTGAGGGCACCCAACGGAAAACGAAAAAGCTGCTGGAAGCCAAGGGACTGTGCAAGGGATTCGATGGCAGGTCCCTGTTCTCCGATCTTGACCTCATCCTCTCTCCGGGGACAAGGCTGGGGTTGCTCGGCCGCAACGGCAGCGGCAAGTCCACCCTGATGCAGATCCTTGCCGCAGCCAATGATGAAAACGGCCCCAAGCCGGACCTGGGGACGCTGGCCACCGCCGATGGGGTGCGCATCGTCAGCTTCGATCAGCGCCGCGAACAGCTCGATACCGACGAGACCCTGCGCCGGGCCCTGGCTCCCGAAGGGGACAGCGTGCTCTACCAGGGCCGCAGCCTGCATGTCGTCTCCTGGGCCAAACGATTCCTCTTTCGTGCCGACCAGCTGGAAACCCCGGCCAACCGCCTCTCCGGCGGCGAGCAGGCCCGCATTCTCCTTGCCCGCCTGATGCTGCAGCCCGCTGATATTCTCCTGCTCGACGAGCCGACCAACGATCTCGACATCCCCTCTCTGGACGTACTCGAAGAAAGCCTGAGTGAATTTCCCGGAGCCCTGGTGCTGGTCACCCACGACCGCTTTCTCCTCGACCGGGTCTGCAACCAGGTGCTCGGCTTTGATGGCCGGGGCAAGGCCGAATACTTTGCCGACTACGAGCAGTGGCTTGAGATGCTGCAGGAGTTGGAGCGCCAGGACCTCGCCGCCGTCAAACCCGCCCCTGTCAAACAGGACAAACAGGCCATCAAATCAAAGCAGGGAAAACTCTCCTACATGGATCAACGGGAATACGATCAGATGGAGGAGAAAATTCTCGAGCTGGAGGAACGACTGGAAGAGGTCCAGCAGATGATGACCGATCCTGAGGTCATGGCCGATCCGGATCGACTGCACCAATGCTGGCAGGAGCAGCAAGCCCTTCAGGCCGAAACCGATCGCCTCTACGAACGCTGGAACGAACTCGAGCAGCGCAAACAGGGGGAGTAAATCCCCCTCCCCTCCGTAAGTCTTCCCCCGTCCGCAACACTTTTCTTGGTTCCGCTTAGGCTTTTGGCGTATACTGCGAAAAAGGTTCCGAAAACTGTTCTTTCCTTGCCACTCCATCCGTCGTTTAGCCAGAGAGGAGTTCGCCATGTCCATGGTCCTTTTTCACGCCATTGCGGCGATTTTTTGTGCCCTCCTTTGCTCCTCCTGCCACAAGGAGGAAACAATGACGACCTGCAGCGATCCCCTGGGATGTGTTTTCATCGATCCCGGCAATCCGCTGAAAATCGGGGTACTGCAATCGCTTTCCGGCAAAATCGCGCCCCTTGGCCAGGAACAGATCCGTGGCCTGGAGCTGGCCTTGAACGAACGGCACCACCGGCTGCTTGGCCACTCCATCGCACTCCAGGTCGAGGATACCGGCTGCACCAGCGAAGGCGGAGCCAATGCCGCCCTCAAGGTCCTGGCCGATCCGCAAACCGTGGCCATTTTCGGCACCACCTGTTCAAGCGCGGCGGCAACCGCTTCCAAGGCCATGTCCGATGCCGGGTTGACCATGATCTCAGGCAACAACAGCGCCCCCTTTCTCACCTCGATTGGCAACAAGCGGGCGCCGAACTGGCAAGCGGGGTATTTCCGCACCGCCCCCAACGAAGAGCATTCCGGCCAGGCAGCCGCCAAATTTGCCTTTCAGCAGCTTGGTCTCCGTCGAGTCGCCACCATCAATGACGGCGATATCTATACCCGCGGCCTGACCCAGGGCTTTGCCCATATGTTCACCAAACTTGGCGGAACCATTGTCCTTGATGCGGCCGTTGAAAAGGGTGAACGGGAAATGGGCCCGATCCTCGATGCCGTGGTCGAGGCCAAGGCGGAACTGCTCTTTTTCCCCCTGTTCCAGCCCGAGGGCAACTATCTCTTGGCTGCAATCCGGAGGCGTCCCCCCCTGGAAAAAACCATTCTCATGAGTGATGGTGCCCTGATCGAAAACTCCTTTATTGCCGAAATGGGTGATCTTGCCCGCGGCATGTACTTTGTCGGCCCGGGCATAACCGACACCCAAGAGAGCCATCGACTGGCACAGGCCTACGTATCCGCCTTTGCAGCCGTTCCGGCGACCCAATATTATCTCCATGGCTATGATGCCGCCCAGTTACTGCTGAACGCCATTGAACGCGCTGCTCAGCAAACCAAGGACGGAGGCCTTGTCATTGGCCGTGGTAAGCTGCGCCAATCCCTCTATGCCACCCATGATGCAGTCGGGGCAACCGGCCGTCTCGCCTGCGATGAGTTCGGAGACTGTAGCGCACCCCTGTTCAACATTCTCCGTCTGAGCGACCCCAGCCAGGGTGTCGAGGGCTTGCAGCGCAGCATTCAGGCCAGCTACACTCCAAAACGCACTGCAGAAAGCAGGCCATGAATATCTCCCGAGCCCTCGCGCCTGCAACCATCGCCGGAAAACTCCGCCTGGGATTCGGCCTGGCCTTCCTCCTCATCGCCCTGATTATGATGGTCTGGTTGTGGAGCCTGCATACGGTCAACCAGGCCCGCAACACCATCACTCAATGCATGGCCATCGAACGGACAGTGCTCAACATGGATCGTCTCCTGGAAAAGGCGCGGCGCCTCCATGGTGATTTTTTCCTGCAGTACAACCATATCGGCCTGAACACAGCCCATGTCCAGTTTGCCCAGCCTTCGATTCGTCTGGTGGCCGAGGCCGTCTCGGCGAGCAGCGAGCTCAAGAAGATGATCGCCCGTTCCGGGGTGAATAAACGGTTGCACGGCCACCAGGTGGAGATCAATCTCTACCTGGCCTCAGCCAAACGCTTTGCCGATACCTCCATCGAATCCATAGAACTGATCACCCGGCTCGCCGCCCCGGACAACGGTCTGGAGGCCGCCTTTACCCAACAAATCCTCCGCCTGGAGAAGGCAACGGCTCAAATTCCCGCTCTGTCCGAGTTGCCCCGGAAAGTGCAGCTGCTCTTCCAGGAGTACAGGGTCAACCGGCAGCGCCATGTCATGCAGTCGATGTTCAATACCCTCAGCCACATAGACGATGACATCCCGGCCGCCCCCCCCGAAGGTTCCCGATCACTGCACGCACTGGCGGAGCAACTGCAACGGACAGGTGAGGATATCCTCGAGGTTGATGCGGACATTAAATCCAGGATCAACGACTTCAACCTCCAATCGGCGACTGTGCAGCCCATTGCCCGCCTGCTGGTCGACGAGGCAGCCCAGGAGGTGGCCTCTGCCCAACAGGCGGCGGAGAACAACATTCACGGTGCCATGCTCTCCCTGGCCTTCTGTCTGCTGACCACGATTATCACCGCCTTGGTGATCAGCCGTTTCATTTCCCAAACCATCAGCCAGCGTATAACGGTCCTGACCCGGTGTGCGGCCGATGTGCAAAAGGGGCAATTGGACATTCGTGCCGACGAATCCCCCTCCGACGAACTCGGACAGCTCGGGCAGACCTTGAACCTGATGAGCCGCCGCATTCGTTTGATGGTGGAGCAACTCGAGCAAACCATCTCCGAACGTACCGCTCAATTGCGGCTGTCCGAGTACCGATTCCGCTCCATTGCCGATCAGTTGCCCCATGTCGGCATCATCGGTCTTGACCACCATGGCCGGGTATTTTTCTGGAACCACGCCTGTAAGCAACTCTATGGGCTCAGCAGCACGGAGGCCATGGGCAAGCCGCTTGCCGAACTTATCGCCCCCCAAGAGGAGCAGGGGCAGTTTGCAGATCGCCTCTCAGCCTGGTTGCGGCAGGAGCAGAGCATTGAGGGCGAAATGCAGTTCTGTCGCCAGGACGGCACTCCGGTACCGGTATATGTGGCCTCCTTTGATCTTGAGACCTCCGAGGGAGACAAGGAGCTGTACAGTATCCACCTGGATCTGAGCGAACTCAAACAGGTCGAGGAAGAGCGCGCCCTGCAGAGCCTGATCTATCGCAGTCTGTTTGAACATATCAGCAGCGGTGTGGGTGTCCTTGAAGCGGTGGACGAGGGACGGGATTTCCTGATCAAGGATGCCAATCCCGCAGTTGAGCGCATCGAGGGGTACCGCATTGACGAGATTCGAGGCCGCTCCATGACCGAATGTTTTCCAGGGGTCGAGCCAAGCGGCCTGCTCGCCATGCTGCAACGGGTCTGGCGTACAGGCAAGGCGGAGATCATGCCGCCGTTTTTCTATGCCTATCAGCATCGGCGGCGCTGGCGCCAGGGCCATCTCTACAAAATCCCCTCAGGTGAGGTGGTCATTGTCTACGACGATATCACCGAGCTCAAACAGGGCGAGCGACAACGCCAGGCATTCGAGGCCAAACTGCAGCGCTCGCGCAAGATGGAGGCCATTGGCCTGCTGGCCGGCGGGGTGGCCCATGACCTCAACAATATTCTCTCGGGCATCGTCAGCTATCCGGACCTGCTGTTGTTGCAACTGGATGAAGATAGCGAACTGCGCAAGCCGATTCTCGCCATCCAGGAATCCGGTCAACGGGCTGCGGCTGTGGTGGCGGATCTATTGACCGTGGCCCGCGGCGTAAGCAGCGAGAAAAAAATATGTTCGCTCAATCAACTCATCAGCGAGTATTTCCAATCACCGGAGTTTGAGGCCCTGGCGCAGCTCTATCCCAATATCCAGTGGCACACAGAGTGTTCCAATCAGCTCTGGCCTTTTCCCTGTTCGCCGCTTCATATCAAAAAAAGTTTGATGAACCTGGTCACCAACGCAGCCGAGGCCATCGAAAACATCGGCATGGTCACCGTTTCCACCCGAAAACGGGAAGTAACCGAGTCTGAGGCGCAAGCGCAAGGCATTCAGCCCGGGGTCTATGTGCTGCTTGAGGTGATGGATTCCGGTTCCGGCATCGCCCAGGAAGATCTTGACCATATCTTTGAACCCTTTTATACCAGAAAAGTGATGGGACGAAGCGGCACCGGTCTGGGGCTTGCAGTGGTCTGGAACACGGTCGAGGATCACAAGGGCGCGATTGCAGTGTCGAGTTCCGAACAGGGAACCATTTTTTCGCTCTCTTTTCCCGCAACCGAGCAGGAGGTTCAGCTCATGGAGGAAAATGTCAATAACGAGATCTGCAGAGGGAACGGCGAAACCGTTTTAATCGTCGACGATGAACCCCTGCAGCGGGAAATCGCCACCCAGATTCTCGACACACTCGGTTACCACGCACTGGCCCTGCCCTCGGGCGAGGAGGCGGTGGCCTACCTCCAGGACCATCGGGTGGACCTGGTGCTGCTCGATATGATCATGGGCACTGGCATCAACGGCCGGGAAACCTACGCCCGCATCATCCAACGCCATCCGGGCCAGAAGGCCCTGATCGTCAGCGGCTTTTCCGAAAACGAAGAGGTCCGCCAAGCCCTGCGCCTGGGGGTCTCCGCCTACCTGCAAAAGCCCTATGCCATCAGCAGTTTGAGCAGGGCCATCGTTTCCGCGCTCCAGACCTCCTGACCCCGTCCTCCCCGGAATTTGGGGGATATCCTCGCCGCAAATCCCGTTGACACTCGGAGGTAATTTCACTATAGACTCGACCATTGTTTGTCACCGCGCCAAGTTCTGGGCTGCCGGATTGACGTCTTTCCCCGGTTGCGTCCGGGAAAACAGCAACGATACAAGGATACTGCCATGCTTCGCAAACATCTGCTGCTTCTGCTCAGTGCTCTGGTTCTGCTCAGCTCCCCCGCCCTGGCGGCCAGCAAATTAATCAACGGCATCGACGCCAACTTTCCGCCCTTTGCCTTTATCGACAAAACCGGTGCTCCCAGCGGCTTCGATGTCGAGGCCATGAACTGGATTGCCAAGGATATGGGGGTTACGGTTGTCCATGAGCCGATCGAATGGGACGGCATCATCACCAGCCTTGTGACCAAAAAGATCGACATCATCGCCTCGGGCATGTCCATCACCGCCGACCGGGCCAAGCAGGTCAACTTCACTATCCCCTACTGGGTGATCAAACAGGTGATGGTGACCAAAAAGGGTTCGCCCCTCAGCATCAACGACATCCTCACCGGCAAGAAAATTCTCGGTGTACAGCAGGGGACCTCCGAGGCCAAATGGCTCAAGGAGGAGGCCAAGGCCAAAGGATACAACTTCCAACTGCGCTATTACAACTCCTCACCCCTGGCCATTGAAGACATTCTCAACGGCCGCATCGATGCCGCTGCCATGGACGATGCGCCGGCTTACGATGCAGCATCCAAGAAAGAGGTCCAGGTGCTCGGCACATTCGGCATGTCCGATGAAGAGTTCGGCTATGCGGTGCGTAAAGGGGACGACGAACTGCTGAAGAAGGTCAACGCCAGTCTGCACAAGCTGATGGCTTCTCCCGAGTGGGAGGCCCTGAAAAAGAAATATAAACCGGGCGAATGATAACGGCATCGTCAAAAGTCAAAAACTGAAAAGCATGTATTGTGAAATCAGTGCGTTATAGAGATAGAAACGTCATTCTGGAGGCGTTTTGCGAGAATGACAAAAATCTTACAGCTGCGGGCGGGGTCGACGGCTCCGCCTGCACTGTTTTCAGCCGTTGCCCGTGCCGGTTGTTCGTTCGTCCTTAACCTCCCCTTTTGCCCAGTTTTCATTCGTCATGCCCGCCTCCCTTGCCATTATTTTCGACTCCCTGCCCTACCTCCTGCTGGGTACCCTCAACACCGCCGGTATTGTCGTCGCGGCAATGCTTCTGGGTCTGGTGCTCGGTATCTGCATCGCGGTGGGCCTGGTCTACGGCAATCGTCTTGTTCGTGGGCTTTTCGGCTTCTATGTCTGGTTCTTTCGCGGCGTTCCGGTATTGGTGTTGCTGTTTCTCTTTTATTTCGGGCTGTTCACCTACCTCAACCTGCGCATCAACGCCTTTTTCGCCATGGCCCTTGTCCTCGGAATGACCACCGGCGCCTACCAGGCCAACATCTTCAAGGGGGCGATGCTCTCCCTGCCGCGCGGCCAGTTCAAGGCGGCAAGCGCGCTCGGCATGAGTGACGGCCAGGCGATCCGCGCCATCATTTTGCCCCAGATCCTGCGTATCTCGATTCCTGCCTGGTCCAACGAATATTCCATCATCCTCAAAGACTCGGCCCTGGCCTTTGTCATCGGTGCCCCGGAAATCATGGCCAGGACCCATTTCGTGGCCTCACGCACCTATCAGCACCTGCCGCTCTACATCACCGCCGGCCTGCTCTACTTTATCCTCACCTGGCTTGGCGTCTGGGGCCTGCGCAAATTGGAACAACGGGTCCGCATTCCCGGCTACACCCAACATGGTATGCAATGAGTACAACTTCCCCGCCCATTCTTCGGGTCGACAATATCAGCAAATCTTTCGGTGAGATCTGTATCCTCAAATCGGTCAGCCTGACCCTGCGCAAGGGCGAGATCAAGGTCCTGATCGGCCCCTCCGGGGGCGGAAAATCGACCCTGTTGCAGTGCATCAACTGCCTGGTCCAACCCGATGGGGGCGAGATCTACCTCGACGGCGTCCACATCGACCGCAGCCGCAAGAGCGATCTCTATCGCCTCCGCCAGGAGGTGGGCATGATCTTTCAGGATTTCAACCTCTTTGACCACCTCACCGCTCTGGACAACATCACCATCGCCCTGCGCAAGGTGAAACAGATCGGCAAGAAGGAGGCACTTGCGCGCGCCCGTTTCGAGCTTGAACAGGTCGGGCTTGCGGAAAAAGGCGAGCTCTACCCGGCCCAACTCTCAGGCGGGCAGAAACAGCGGGTCGCCATTGCCCGCGCCCTGGCCATGGATCCCAAGGTCCTGCTCCTGGACGAACCGACCTCGGCTCTGGATCCGGAGCTGATTGGCGAGGTGATCACCGTTATCCGCAACCTGGCGACCAAAGGCATGACCATGATCATGGCCACCCACCAGATCAGCCTGATCTCCACCATTGCCGACGAT
Coding sequences within it:
- a CDS encoding universal stress protein — translated: MSDWKRMIIAIDDSPRSTNAVEYVGSIAGHLADIHLCLLHIYPEPPPGYYASGATLDEYREEQEEKAKMLSAQAQKILQKHGINPQVIVSRCRMAGGQSISDAILQLQTKEDYGTIVVGKRGISKAEEFLFGSISNALIHNGRDIAVWVIG
- a CDS encoding branched-chain amino acid ABC transporter substrate-binding protein, with the protein product MSMVLFHAIAAIFCALLCSSCHKEETMTTCSDPLGCVFIDPGNPLKIGVLQSLSGKIAPLGQEQIRGLELALNERHHRLLGHSIALQVEDTGCTSEGGANAALKVLADPQTVAIFGTTCSSAAATASKAMSDAGLTMISGNNSAPFLTSIGNKRAPNWQAGYFRTAPNEEHSGQAAAKFAFQQLGLRRVATINDGDIYTRGLTQGFAHMFTKLGGTIVLDAAVEKGEREMGPILDAVVEAKAELLFFPLFQPEGNYLLAAIRRRPPLEKTILMSDGALIENSFIAEMGDLARGMYFVGPGITDTQESHRLAQAYVSAFAAVPATQYYLHGYDAAQLLLNAIERAAQQTKDGGLVIGRGKLRQSLYATHDAVGATGRLACDEFGDCSAPLFNILRLSDPSQGVEGLQRSIQASYTPKRTAESRP
- a CDS encoding amino acid ABC transporter permease; translation: MPASLAIIFDSLPYLLLGTLNTAGIVVAAMLLGLVLGICIAVGLVYGNRLVRGLFGFYVWFFRGVPVLVLLFLFYFGLFTYLNLRINAFFAMALVLGMTTGAYQANIFKGAMLSLPRGQFKAASALGMSDGQAIRAIILPQILRISIPAWSNEYSIILKDSALAFVIGAPEIMARTHFVASRTYQHLPLYITAGLLYFILTWLGVWGLRKLEQRVRIPGYTQHGMQ
- the pheA gene encoding prephenate dehydratase yields the protein MDEKLDIPKVRQRIDEIDDTILELLKERLDCAKTIGLLKSEINRAKWDPQRELEIYDRLRLKNSDIFPYKALHSIFHEIITTCRLSQRKATVAYLGPEATFTHLAGVKYFGQSAEYLPMESIAEVFEEVEKERVEYGIVPVENSIEGAVTYSLDAFLRFKVQICGEIQLPISHNLVCRSGNIEDIQTVASHSQPLAQCRYWLRKNLPKTPTLEVFSTGAAAQMAANNPNIGAIASSLAISTYGLQVVVRGIEDHQGNTTRFLVLGRKSPKKSGRDKTSVLLGLINRPGALNEILTILSAKNIDLAKIESRPTKDKQWKYLFFLDMIGHIEDPVIHEACNILKQICAYYELLGSYPRADDVDLNGSAG
- a CDS encoding ABC transporter substrate-binding protein, encoding MSPRQVLGCRIDVFPRLRPGKQQRYKDTAMLRKHLLLLLSALVLLSSPALAASKLINGIDANFPPFAFIDKTGAPSGFDVEAMNWIAKDMGVTVVHEPIEWDGIITSLVTKKIDIIASGMSITADRAKQVNFTIPYWVIKQVMVTKKGSPLSINDILTGKKILGVQQGTSEAKWLKEEAKAKGYNFQLRYYNSSPLAIEDILNGRIDAAAMDDAPAYDAASKKEVQVLGTFGMSDEEFGYAVRKGDDELLKKVNASLHKLMASPEWEALKKKYKPGE
- a CDS encoding PAS domain S-box protein; translation: MNISRALAPATIAGKLRLGFGLAFLLIALIMMVWLWSLHTVNQARNTITQCMAIERTVLNMDRLLEKARRLHGDFFLQYNHIGLNTAHVQFAQPSIRLVAEAVSASSELKKMIARSGVNKRLHGHQVEINLYLASAKRFADTSIESIELITRLAAPDNGLEAAFTQQILRLEKATAQIPALSELPRKVQLLFQEYRVNRQRHVMQSMFNTLSHIDDDIPAAPPEGSRSLHALAEQLQRTGEDILEVDADIKSRINDFNLQSATVQPIARLLVDEAAQEVASAQQAAENNIHGAMLSLAFCLLTTIITALVISRFISQTISQRITVLTRCAADVQKGQLDIRADESPSDELGQLGQTLNLMSRRIRLMVEQLEQTISERTAQLRLSEYRFRSIADQLPHVGIIGLDHHGRVFFWNHACKQLYGLSSTEAMGKPLAELIAPQEEQGQFADRLSAWLRQEQSIEGEMQFCRQDGTPVPVYVASFDLETSEGDKELYSIHLDLSELKQVEEERALQSLIYRSLFEHISSGVGVLEAVDEGRDFLIKDANPAVERIEGYRIDEIRGRSMTECFPGVEPSGLLAMLQRVWRTGKAEIMPPFFYAYQHRRRWRQGHLYKIPSGEVVIVYDDITELKQGERQRQAFEAKLQRSRKMEAIGLLAGGVAHDLNNILSGIVSYPDLLLLQLDEDSELRKPILAIQESGQRAAAVVADLLTVARGVSSEKKICSLNQLISEYFQSPEFEALAQLYPNIQWHTECSNQLWPFPCSPLHIKKSLMNLVTNAAEAIENIGMVTVSTRKREVTESEAQAQGIQPGVYVLLEVMDSGSGIAQEDLDHIFEPFYTRKVMGRSGTGLGLAVVWNTVEDHKGAIAVSSSEQGTIFSLSFPATEQEVQLMEENVNNEICRGNGETVLIVDDEPLQREIATQILDTLGYHALALPSGEEAVAYLQDHRVDLVLLDMIMGTGINGRETYARIIQRHPGQKALIVSGFSENEEVRQALRLGVSAYLQKPYAISSLSRAIVSALQTS
- a CDS encoding serine/threonine-protein kinase, giving the protein MVAYTGVAVLPEQAASNLANHRVTRSMRRPSRVYTDTTDFTSIDYGDVISVENRHFLITSYTKEGRFGVDEQIKPWVPKVVDLESMAHYILKLEFHETFDMRMGQLSITCYRSPQKEARILELVRGRPHFMQGRTLVDAAGNLVRVLEPVSGNRLDKVIHSDSSHQDYFTQELPEILSQFLGCIQGIQFLHQNGFRHGDIRRDHVFVHRDTGLYYWIDFDYDFHLPEKPFALDLCELGNILIYLVGRGDFHPREILADPALGQRVVQTLIPGDFSLLVQNRVVNLQKLFPYIPDSLNNILLHFSAGTDIFYENVAEIQNDLETALSHWGR
- a CDS encoding ABC-F family ATP-binding cassette domain-containing protein; translation: MCALLSCQDLSKAYGAQSLFAGVTLMVDAGDRVGLIGPNGSGKSTLLKIFCGLEQPDSGSIYTQKLMRISYVAQDDSFDEDASCVDNLYQGVRELDIDASEQYNRVHALLSRGGFPDPEQKVSLLSGGWRKRLSLCRALVSGPEVLIMDEPTNHLDIEGILWLEKLLAANLPESPSAFMLVSHDRRFLENTVNRVIELAPIYPEGSFQVRGTYSDFLEKKSEYLLQRQNLEERLANKVRRETEWLRRGPKARATKARYRIEEAGRLQDELGDVRSKNRSVGQVGIAFEGTQRKTKKLLEAKGLCKGFDGRSLFSDLDLILSPGTRLGLLGRNGSGKSTLMQILAAANDENGPKPDLGTLATADGVRIVSFDQRREQLDTDETLRRALAPEGDSVLYQGRSLHVVSWAKRFLFRADQLETPANRLSGGEQARILLARLMLQPADILLLDEPTNDLDIPSLDVLEESLSEFPGALVLVTHDRFLLDRVCNQVLGFDGRGKAEYFADYEQWLEMLQELERQDLAAVKPAPVKQDKQAIKSKQGKLSYMDQREYDQMEEKILELEERLEEVQQMMTDPEVMADPDRLHQCWQEQQALQAETDRLYERWNELEQRKQGE